The Silene latifolia isolate original U9 population chromosome X, ASM4854445v1, whole genome shotgun sequence genome contains the following window.
CCCACCAACAACCTGGAACCAAACATTCTTCCTTTAGAAAATCACATGATTTATTAACCAATGCAATACTCCTTGGTATCACTAGCTTAAACTCTCTATGAACCCCATGCCAACCATTTACTATATGTAGCATTCCTTGCAAATTATGAACATCGTCCGTCTTCCTCGACGGCTTAAGGTAATCGGACTTCCTCGTGTCAATCTCGAGCTCAACTCCTAAGTGAACATAATGCAAAAGCCCTGGTGGGTAATGCGGGATCAAATCAATGGTATTTTTTACGTGGAGGACTTTGAGGTTTCGGTGGGAATTGAATCTTTCCTTGAAGCTTTGATTACCTACTTTGGGGCACCCGAAAACAATGGCTGTAACCGGAATCTCGGTCGTTAGATTTTCGACTATGTCGAAGGCACTTACGACTGATAATGTTGCTCCCAAGCTATGGCCAGTGAATGTTATGCTAAGGTTTTCATGTTTGTATTGGTCGATTAATTGTTTGATTTTGGTTAAAAGTTGGGATCTTGCGCTGAGTTTAGTGAAGGGAGATTTGGGATCATCGGATGTGTATAATGTAAGCCAACCCCTCATTACTTTGGGTGAATTGTGGTGATCGTCGTCGTCATCATCGTCTCGGTTCCCATTATCTGTTGATGAAGTACGTAAGTAGATACAATAGAGAAAATAAATCCAATCCAGAGGAGTAAGCATATATAAAATATTCTAAGTTTAAAAAGTGGTGATTTATTTTAACAACGTAAATGAATGACTTTTTTAAATAAAGGGACCGTCTCGATCATGAGTAACAATTGTGAAACTATCTCATTCTATAATTTGTGATGACAGCAAATCATGAATAAGGTTGTTAACCACTAGAAGGTCTTCCTTCAAATAATCATTTTTGGTTGAAAGATTCAGACGTCATATTTGACCCATTTACAGTTAAATGTGACTCGATTTTAATGGTAacattttaccataaaaatgtAATCAGATTAAAGATTACATAAAGTCATCTAAATGAAAATTAGCAATTAACCACTACCACCAACTCAATTACATTGACTTTCCCCTATAACTCTGTACACCATATTCTTAAAGTTTATTCCTTTATGCTATCGAATATTCATTTCATTGAATGCTGATTGCAACATTATGCTTTATGCAATAGCAATTATACTAAACTCTGTATACTTCTATCATTGGCCATGTACCTATATAGTATATCACCTATGTCAAATGAACTATTTCTGATACCTTTATATGCGCCAGAGTCCAAGACACGGTAATAAATCACTTTTATGAGTAGGTTGCATCTAGTGATGGCAACGGATCCTGGACCTTATCCAGATCCGCGGATCCGGACCTTGATGAGTAGGATATGGATCCTAATTTTTCGGACCCCGTGGATGTGGGTTGGATATGGATCCACTTATTTGAAAATGGATCTGGATATGGATCTGGAAAATTTGGATCCGCCGGATATGGGTCGGATATAGATCCAACGTTGGCGTGAcggatatggatctggatcctatcggaccctatccagatccggtccattgccatccctagttgcATCTGTATATACTCATAACCCGGATCACAaattttatacattaaattacaaatttttgtttaagacgtAAACCAGCTTAAATATGATAGATACAATAAAGGCATATTGTCTACGAACTATCAAAAAGCGTGTCCTTTCTATTTAACTAGTTTTAATATTAAACAGTTACATTCGTCTTAAAAAAGACCAATTGATATCAAAATATACCATGGA
Protein-coding sequences here:
- the LOC141616798 gene encoding phospholipase A1-IIdelta-like, translated to MADQQELGQHPDGPTWTELLGSHNWHNLLDPLNDELRHLIIRCGDLCQVTYDTFINDTNSSYCGCSRYAKSDLLHKTAFPGGSDKYDVVGFLYATARVSVHEAFLLKSMSREKWDRESNWIGFIAVSNDAASEEMGRREIYVAWRGTTRNYEWIDVLGAKLQSANLLLRDSNHHNGNRDDDDDDDHHNSPKVMRGWLTLYTSDDPKSPFTKLSARSQLLTKIKQLIDQYKHENLSITFTGHSLGATLSVVSAFDIVENLTTEIPVTAIVFGCPKVGNQSFKERFNSHRNLKVLHVKNTIDLIPHYPPGLLHYVHLGVELEIDTRKSDYLKPSRKTDDVHNLQGMLHIVNGWHGVHREFKLVIPRSIALVNKSCDFLKEECLVPGCWWVEKNKGMVLNEFGDWVLTKPEKDPVPEFD